The Lycium barbarum isolate Lr01 chromosome 12, ASM1917538v2, whole genome shotgun sequence genome includes a region encoding these proteins:
- the LOC132624256 gene encoding uncharacterized protein LOC132624256, with the protein MRARRNLVQVDENVEVHDLEQAEDEFDQQYVRSAQEQRGQRRYRGRGGRGAYVGRNLEHDYGNHDDYPDLVRGNQGRRDTNLNNVKITIPPFKGTSDPYKYIDWKIRIERIFDTNELSEERKAVYAIASFEGYASIWWESEKRVRRRHGLPEHLTWGQLKHVMDAKYVTAKHHQEQLRRLYELKQGSKTIEEFYDEFEKARMALDLEEDEEQLIIRFKARLNREISSQLRLLTYYTLDEVFQAAIEAEKGVKEDKTFRLRGSANTTPWSRGKDLKSPSSSASRDVKRPLEKNPTKSEPKDSGGKAQLNSPSASSIQCHKCRGSGHMAKECPTRRTMLILDDGTVQEQESEPEDGNEKELDHGLEKPEGEEEDDLPEMYLVVWRNLSTISLENEEDVQRENLFHARCRVKGKFCSLIVDGGSCANVASQTLVEQLKLPTLKHSRPYRLQWLNECGELRVTKQVLVKFKIGAYQDEVKCDVVPMQACHLLLGRPWQYDRAAIHDGRANTYAVQSEGKSLILKPLSPKQVIEDYRRMKELKEAVKGKASIVTDHKSTSPPLGNEKVCAIMQLGEYFKGFCGCISRGDAKWTASLERN; encoded by the coding sequence ATGAGGGCAAGGAGAAATTTGGTCCAAGTTGATGAAAATGTTGAGGTCCATGACTTAGAACAAGCCGAAGATGAGTTTGATCAACAGTATGTTCGGAGTGCCCAAGAACAAAGGGGCCAAAGGAGATATAGAGGAAGAGGAGGTCGAGGAGCATATGTTGGGAGAAATCTTGAGCATGACTATGGAAACCATGATGATTATCCGGATCTGGTCCGAGGGAATCAAGGTAGAAGGGATACTAATCTTAACAATGTCAAGATCACTATTCCACCATTTAAAGGAACTAGTGATCCGTACAAGTACATCGATTGGAAGATTCGGATTGAGAGAATATTTGACACAAATGAACTTTCGGAGGAGCGGAAAGCGGTTTATGCCATTGCCTCTTTTGAAGGCTATGCTTCTATATGGTGGGAATCAGAAAAGCGAGTTCGGAGAAGACATGGTTTACCGGAACATCTTACTTGGGGACAATTGAAACATGTCATGGATGCTAAGTATGTCACTGCCAAGCATCATCAAGAGCAGCTCCGAAGGCTCTATGAATTGAAGCAGGGTTCTAAGACCATAGAAGAGTTCTATGATGAGTTTGAGAAAGCAAGAATGGCTCTTGATCTTGAAGAAGACGAGGAGCAGCTTATCATCCGATTCAAAGCTAGGTTGAACCGAGAAATCTCATCTCAATTGAGGTTACTCACTTACTATACTCTTGATGAGGTGTTCCAAGCGGCTATAGAGGCAGAAAAAGGGGTCAAAGAGGACAAGACATTCAGATTGAGAGGAAGTGCCAATACTACTCCGTGGAGTAGGGGTAAGGATTTGAAGAGTCCAAGTTCGAGTGCTAGCCGTGATGTTAAAAGGCCACTTGAAAAGAATCCAACCAAATCTGAACCAAAGGACTCCGGAGGTAAAGCTCAACTCAATTCTCCTAGTGCTTCATCTATTCAATGTCATAAATGTAGGGGATCTGGGCATATGGCCAAAGAGTGTCCTACTCGGAGGACCATGCTTATTCTTGATGATGGCACTGTTCAAGAACAAGAAAGTGAACCAGAAGATGGCAATGAAAAAGAACTTGATCATGGTCTTGAGAAACCGGAAGGAGAAGAGGAGGATGATCTGCCCGAAATGTATCTTGTGGTGTGGAGAAATTTGAGCACTATAAGcttggaaaatgaagaagatgTGCAAAGGGAGAATCTTTTTCATGCTAGGTGTAGGGTAAAGGGGAAGTTTTGTTCATTGATTGTTGATGGAGGAAGTTGTGCTAATGTTGCTAGCCAAACTTTGGTTGAGCAATTGAAACTACCTACATTGAAACATTCCCGACCCTACCGATTACAATGGCTCAATGAGTGTGGTGAATTGCGAGTTACAAAGCAGGTTTTGGTTAAGTTCAAGATAGGAGCTTACCAAGATGAGGTAAAATGTGATGTGGTACCAATGCAGGCATGCCATTTACTTTTGGGAAGGCCGTGGCAATATGACAGAGCTGCGATTCATGATGGCCGAGCCAACACATATGCAGTTCAAAGTGAAGGTAAGAGTCTCATACTCAAGCCTTTGTCACCAAAGCAAGTGATAGAAGATTATCGTCGgatgaa